A region of Plasmodium falciparum 3D7 genome assembly, chromosome: 12 DNA encodes the following proteins:
- a CDS encoding ATP-dependent RNA helicase DBP9, putative produces MNDAQIKDMMNDEEEKEEIEIKENINDKINEIDDNDDNDDGDDDGDDDDEDEDEDSDDNDDEDNDEDEDNDDNDDNDDSDNNDDDHNDVKKSSKNKKKNNEEMFDRSNHFDNFDNIMLDVRLRKALLYLFKYQHPTIIQKMSICKILNGHDVIISSKTGSGKTMAYLIPVVHNLIKFNLNEKDHLKFFYKCIIICPTEELCLQIYDVTKKLCTYLKDIITVNHNVNNTFYEHPTILISTPKDLCTHIIEKKKKNNLDILMNLKILILDEADVLHTQEFQSYLKTLTSYLPKKFNKKYQIVMASATLKRNILEKTKLFLHNPIYVSHEQKNESSFEKKKNKTNNTNSVIMKREEAGKNNIHDEGNEGKTKYQKFTGKAFYYVYKEELIKYIYLYNLIKIKIIPYKSIIFTTTIHDAYKIKIFLTYLNVSSSILNPNHPILIRQNIISAFNNSKFHFLICPQYEKNNMKHVKGVLGSNKMDNVDGGDDNDDDEDDGDYNDDDDNDDDDNDDDNDDDNDNDDDEDNDEDEDNDDDDGDDNDDDNDDNNDDDNDNDDQTLNEPLSDNNSCRTYNSDDENEKTDDTTKLNEEKDFLYSRGLDFYDVKCVVNFDMPSDSETFIHRIGRTCRLNNKGKCISFVNELNYGEKEFLQKLIEDKNICTMIKKNIQYNIVEKYRYRVESTLNKCTNKKIKLFIQKEILYQSLKSKELKDFFNTNINEKRKINKIIKHFNKAVIPQKLIKDRNQSIFLNKSKVKNKIIQKNNTNNKNKNNNNNIKPFALKNNNGLVITEQGYESQLTKEPEREVADPSKLPPLCGQRLRNYMYLKYIKGKKNKNGSNMNKSYNSNNKKRKNNNKYNNRYNKYNKKGINKNHNKRNTNFNR; encoded by the coding sequence ATGAATGATGCACAAATAAAGGATATGATgaatgatgaagaagaaaaagaagaaatagaaaTTAAGGAAAACATAAATGATAAGATAAATGAaattgatgataatgatgataatgatgatggtgatgatgatggtgatgatgatgatgaagatgaagatgaagatagtgatgataatgatgatgaagataatgatgaagatgaagataatgatgataatgatgataatgacgatagtgataataatgatgatgaccACAACGATGTTAAAAAATCtagtaagaataaaaaaaagaataacgAGGAAATGTTCGACAGAAGTAACCATTTTGATAATTTTGATAACATTATGTTAGATGTGAGATTAAGAAAagctttattatatttattcaaataTCAACATCCTACTATAATACAAAAGATGtctatatgtaaaatattaaatggtCATGATGTTATAATAAGCTCTAAAACTGGTTCGGGAAAAACAATGGCATATTTAATACCCGTTGTACATAATTtgataaaatttaatttgaACGAAAAAGATCATTTGaagtttttttataaatgtattataatatgtccTACAGAAGAATTATgtttacaaatatatgacGTTACAAAAAAGTTATGTACctatttaaaagatataataacTGTTAATCATAATGTGAACAATACTTTTTATGAACATCCAACCATATTAATTAGTACTCCAAAAGATTTATGTACACatattatagaaaaaaagaaaaaaaataatctagatattttaatgaatttaaaaatattaattctaGATGAAGCAGACGTTTTACATACTCAAGAATTTCAATCATATTTGAAGACACTAACAAGTTATTTACcaaaaaaatttaacaaGAAATATCAAATTGTTATGGCATCAGCTACtttaaaaaggaatattttAGAGAAAAccaaattatttttacataatcCTATATACGTTAGccatgaacaaaaaaatgagtcatcctttgaaaaaaaaaaaaataaaactaatAACACAAATAGTGTTATTATGAAAAGGGAAGAAGCcggaaaaaataatattcatgaTGAAGGAAATGAAGGGAAAACAAAATATCAAAAGTTTACCGGAAAGgcattttattatgtatataaagaagaattaattaaatatatctatttatataatttaataaaaattaaaattataccTTATAAATCTATTATATTTACTACAACCATACATGAtgcatataaaattaaaatttttttaacttaCCTAAATGTTTCTTCTTCTATACTTAACCCGAACCATCCCATATTAATTCGACAGAATATAATTTCGGCTTTTAACAATTCgaaatttcattttttgatTTGCCCTCaatatgaaaagaataatatgaagCATGTGAAGGGTGTACTAGGGTCAAATAAAATGGATAATGTTGATGGtggtgatgataatgatgatgatgaagatgatggtgattataatgatgatgatgataatgatgatgatgataatgatgatgataatgatgatgataatgataatgatgatgatgaagataatgatgaagatgaagataatgatgatgatgatggcgatgataatgatgatgataatgatgataataatgatgatgataatgataatgatgatcaaACGCTGAACGAACCACTTAGCGATAATAATTCCTGCAGGACATATAATTcagatgatgaaaatgagaAAACAGATGACACCACAAAATTGAATGAAGAGAAAGATTTCTTATATAGTAGAGGATTAGATTTTTATGATGTTAAATGTGTTGTTAATTTTGATATGCCATCAGACTCAGAGACATTTATACATAGAATTGGAAGAACATGTAGATTAAATAACAAAGGGAAATGTATATCATTTGTGAATGAATTAAATTATGGGGAGAAGGAATTTCTACAAAAATTAAttgaagataaaaatatttgtaccatgattaagaaaaatatacaatataatattgttgAAAAATATCGATATAGAGTTGAATCCacattaaataaatgtacaaataaaaaaattaaattgttcatacaaaaagaaattttataTCAATCCTTAAAatcaaaagaattaaaagacTTTTtcaatacaaatataaatgaaaaacgaaaaattaataaaattatcaaacattttaataaagCTGTCATACCACAAAAATTGATTAAAGATAGAAATCAAAGtattttcttaaataaaTCAAAGGTTAAGAATAAAatcatacaaaaaaataatactaataataaaaataaaaataataataataatataaaacctTTTGCACTCAAAAACAATAACGGTTTAGTCATTACGGAACAGGGTTATGAAAGTCAGCTTACCAAAGAACCTGAACGAGAAGTTGCAGATCCTTCCAAATTACCGCCTCTATGTGGTCAAAGGTTGAggaattatatgtatttaaagtatattaaaggaaaaaaaaataaaaacggtagcaatatgaataaaagtTATAACAGCAACAACAAGAAGAggaaaaataacaataaatataacaatagatataataaatataataaaaaaggaataaataaaaatcataaCAAGAGAAACACCAACTTTAATAGgtga
- a CDS encoding replication factor C subunit 4, putative, translated as MEEDSFKNRLLKRNIDIWIEKYRPEFLDEVVGNPFVINTLKSIITSGNMPNLLLAGAPGTGKTTSILCLASEMLGNQAKKAVLELNASDDRGINVIRDRIKSFAKEIISLPPGKHKIIILDEVDSMTTAAQQSLRRIMELYSDTTRFALACNQSEKIIDALQSRCAIIRYFKLSDDQVLKRILKICDLENIKYTDDGLDALTFIADGDLRKAVNCLQSTYAGLEVINKENVLHICDIPSPERIENLLKHCVNSEWKKAHDIAYSMIKEGHTPYDISLTSSNVLRRFNIGSEVIQIEFLKIGAMACNTMATGLTSVIQLDKLLADWCMAAKILRSKA; from the exons ATGGAGGAAGATTCATTCAAAAATAGATTACTCAAGAGAAATATCGATATATGGATAGAAAAGTACCGACCAGAATTTTTAGATGAAGTAGTAGGAAATCCTTTTGTAATAAATACATTGAAGAGTATTATTACTTCAGGAAATATGCCTAATTTACTTTTAgct ggTGCTCCTGGTACGGGTAAAACGACAAGCATATTATGTCTGGCAAGCGAAATGCTCGGAAATCAAGCAAAAAAAGCTGTTCTGGAATTAAACGCATCAGATGATAGAGGAATTAATGTGATAAGAGATAGAATAAAAAGTTTTgcaaaagaaataataagtTTACCACCAGgaaaacataaaattattatattagatGAAGTAGATTCTATGACAACAGCAGCTCAACAATCTTTAAGAAGAATAATGGAATTATATTCAGATACAACTCGATTTGCTTTAGCTTGTAATCAATCGGAAAAAATTATTGATGCACTTCAAAGTAGATGTGCAATTAttagatattttaaattaagtGATGATCAAgttttaaaaagaatattaaaaatatgtgatttagaaaatataaaatatacagaTGATGGATTAGATGCTTTAACATTTATTGCTGATGGTGATTTAAGAAAAGCTGTAAATTGTTTACAATCAACATATGCAGGTTTAGAAGTTATAAATAAGGAAAAtgtattacatatatgtgaTATCCCTTCTCCTGAAAGAATTGAGAATTTACTTAAACATTGTGTTAATAGTGAATGGAAAAAAGCACATGATATTGCATATAGTATGATAAAAGAAGGACATACACCTTATGATATATCATTAACATCATCTAATGTCTTAAGGAGATTTAATATTGGTTCAGAAGTTATACAAattgaatttttaaaaataggtGCCATGGCATGTAATACCATGGCAACAGGTTTAACATCTGTAATACAACTAGATAAATTGCTAGCTGATTGGTGTATGGCCGCAAAAATATTGAGATCAAAAGCGTGA